The following proteins come from a genomic window of Drosophila sulfurigaster albostrigata strain 15112-1811.04 chromosome X, ASM2355843v2, whole genome shotgun sequence:
- the LOC133849032 gene encoding serine/threonine-protein phosphatase alpha-3 isoform, translating to MAEVLNLDSIIARLLEVRTARPGKNVQLNESEIRGLCLKSREIFLAQPILLELEAPLKICGDIHGQYYDLLRLFEYGGYPPESNYLFLGDYVDRGKQSLETICLLLAYKIKYSENFFLLRGNHECASINRIYGFYDECKRRYSIKLWKTFTDCFNCLPVVAIVDEKIFCCHGGLSPDLTSMEQIKRIMRPTDVPDQGLLCDLLWSDPDKDTIGWGENDRGVSFTFGAEVVGKFLQKHDLDLICRAHQVVEDGYEFFAKRQLVTLFSAPNYCGEFDNAGAMMSVDETLMCSFQILKPVEKRKK from the coding sequence ATGGCCGAGGTGCTCAACCTGGACAGCATTATTGCCCGTCTGCTCGAGGTGCGCACCGCCCGACCGGGCAAGAATGTCCAGCTGAACGAATCGGAGATACGCGGACTTTGCCTCAAGTCCCGTGAGATATTTCTGGCCCAGCCAATACTCCTTGAGTTGGAGGCACCGCTCAAGATTTGCGGCGACATCCATGGCCAGTACTATGATCTGTTGCGGCTCTTTGAATACGGCGGTTATCCGCCGGAATCGAACTATCTCTTCCTGGGCGACTATGTGGACCGTGGCAAGCAATCGCTGGAGACCATCTGTCTGCTGCTCGCTTACAAAATCAAGTATTCGGAGAACTTCTTTTTGCTGCGCGGCAATCACGAGTGCGCCAGCATCAATCGCATCTATGGCTTCTATGACGAGTGCAAGCGTCGGTATAGCATCAAGCTCTGGAAGACGTTCACCGACTGCTTCAACTGTCTGcctgttgttgccattgtcgaCGAGAAGATCTTCTGCTGCCACGGCGGCTTGAGTCCCGATCTCACCTCGATGGAGCAGATCAAACGGATTATGCGTCCCACCGATGTGCCCGATCAGGGCCTGCTCTGTGATTTGCTGTGGTCCGATCCCGACAAGGACACCATCGGTTGGGGCGAGAATGATCGCGGCGTTAGCTTCACCTTTGGCGCCGAGGTGGTGGGCAAATTTCTGCAGAAGCACGATCTCGATCTGATTTGTCGTGCCCATCAGGTGGTCGAGGATGGTTATGAGTTCTTTGCCAAACGCCAGCTGGTCACACTTTTCTCGGCGCCCAACTATTGCGGCGAGTTCGACAATGCCGGCGCCATGATGTCCGTCGATGAGACCTTGATGTGCTCCTTCCAGATCCTGAAGCCCGTTGAGAAGCGCAAGAAGTAA